One window from the genome of Sardina pilchardus chromosome 12, fSarPil1.1, whole genome shotgun sequence encodes:
- the tmem18 gene encoding transmembrane protein 18, producing MTESKAQNMSSAPFDAFSNLRVTSIWTFLQTIQWTEPWLMGLLAFHAFCFIATLFTCKYYRLQICLFLMMVGMVASAEYLNEFAAMNWSLFSKFQYFDSKGMFISLVYSVPLLFNTIIIVAVWVYRTFCTMTELKTLQLKRKVARHQSQKKTQ from the exons ATGACAGAATCTAAAGCACAAAATATGAGCTCTGCTCCCTTTGATGCCTTCAGCAACTTAAGGGTCACGTCTATATGGACATTCCTGCAAACT ATCCAGTGGACTGAGCCATGGCTGATGGGTCTCCTCGCGTTCCACGCATTTTGTTTTATCGCCACTCTGTTTACCTGCAAATACTACCGTCTTCAGATATGTCTGTTCTTAATGATGG TTGGAATGGTAGCCAGTGCAGAGTATCTGAATGAGTTTGCAGCTATGAATTGGAG CTTGTTCTCCAAGTTCCAGTATTTCGACTCCAAAGGAATGTTCATCTCTTTGGTCTATTCAGTCCCTCTTCTGTTCAATACCATCATCATTGTG gctgtGTGGGTGTATCGCACCTTCTGCACCATGACTGAGTTGAAGACGCTGCAGCTGAAGAGGAAAGTGGCTCGACACCAGAGCCAGAAGAAGACTCAGTAA